The genomic window ACGTTGACAACTGGGACATACACTGTACCCCGGACAACCTGAATAAGGCAGGGTGACACTAGCAACCCGGCTGGTAAACCTGACTCAGGTTGCTCAAACAGAGCGCTTTGTCTAGTGAACTGTTCTGGACAGGTACCAGCAACTAGTTTCATCACTCCTCCAGGTATACGCACCGCTTGTTTGCCTCGGACTCTCACAATGCCAGTGTGGCCCCCTGGGGTCTGGGCGGCAGACTGATGACACTGCTGCAAGGCCGCAATAACGGGACCAGGTGCCTGTGACACTGAAAGTGAATCAAAAAGAGAAGGCCCAAATGCACCCAAATGCCCAAATGCACCGAAAAGCTCTCGATAGCATTTGCGTATCACGTTCATTCCCAAAATACCAGGGACAGAAGACGCAAAACCAGAGGGGTTTTTGACAACAAGAATCCCACAACGGGGCATCACCTTGCCACATAGTTCCACATCAAGCTCCAGATAGCCTATATATGGAATTGCTAAACCGTTCGCTGCTCGGAGCTGTAGCCAGTGACTGAAGACTGAAGGCGCTCGTGGCCCCAAGGTGCAAACTGCTCCAGAAAGAAGCTTTCAGTAACGGTGGACACCATGGAACCAGTGTCCACCAGGCATAAAGCAGTGACTCCTCCAATCAATACATTAATGTTTGGACATGCAGAAATTAATTCAGCACCTACACTTTCCTGTGAGTCTGTGGGCTCCCCAACTGTGCTGTGACTCCGCAGCTCAGTGGGTTTCAGTTTTCCGATCGCCTAGTGAAATGGGACGGTGCGGTGGGGCGTGGGTTCGACCCAGCTGCTGAATTAGCAAGGCGTCGAAATGGAGCCCGCTCACCCTCACAATCCCGAGCAAAATGTCCAGGCTGCTGGACATTTTCTGTACCTTCTACAGATTAAAGGACCACTATTAAAAGTCTGACCTTGGGAGCGGGGGGCCTGTAGAGAGGCTACGGTCTGGGTGAGCTGGTTACGCTGCTCCTGTTGATGCTTCATAAGGTCCATCAACTCACTCAACGATGGCCCCGGTGAAGTAACAGGAGGGGCGGTTTGAAAGCGACCCTGCACTCCATATTGAAGACCATAAGCTGATGGAAAGGAGGAGCTACGACCCCTATCCCCCCCTGGAAGACCTTCCCTCTCCCACCTAATTGCCTCACCACGAAGCTCCAACAAGGTGCCAGTAGGCTGGCGTCTAACTAGTTGCTTGAGTTCCCGGCGAAGGGAGCTATCGAGAACATGCTCCACAAACTGATCCCTGAGGAGGACATCAGAATTAGGCATCCCATCAGGTACACACTGCTTAACCCGTGCCATTAAGGCCATGAGAGCTAAGGAAAACTCCTGCAACGTCTCTCCTTCGAGTTGGCGTCGAGAAAAGAAAGCCTGTTGTAATGTG from Platichthys flesus chromosome 22, fPlaFle2.1, whole genome shotgun sequence includes these protein-coding regions:
- the LOC133933369 gene encoding uncharacterized protein LOC133933369 produces the protein MEEEMQQLRETVSQLKADNELLRQARAASPLDPGEAVFFPSAAASQAPTPNIAAAVTERLVVVPRDRKCPMFNGRAGLGITEWIEEIQACVRARHLLAADQALFMVDHLEGEAKEEIKFRPSAERRDPVQVLAILKELYGCAQSYVTLQQAFFSRRQLEGETLQEFSLALMALMARVKQCVPDGMPNSDVLLRDQFVEHVLDSSLRRELKQLVRRQPTGTLLELRGEAIRWEREGLPGGDRGRSSSFPSAYGLQYGVQGRFQTAPPVTSPGPSLSELMDLMKHQQEQRNQLTQTVASLQAPRSQGQTFNSGPLICRRYRKCPAAWTFCSGL